GATGACTTAGGGCCGCTGACTCAAGTTCAACAAATCCCTATGCTGTCAATGAGCACTAACCCACTCAAGCGCAAGCCGATTAGTGAACCACTGGATGTGGGGATCAGAGCCATCAACGCCCTGCTGCCAGTCGGACGCGGCCAACGCTTGGGCTTATTCGCAGGCTCAGGTGTAGGTAAAAGTGTTTTGCTAGGCATGATGACCCGCTTTACTGAAGCCGACATTGTCATCGTTGGCTTAATCGGTGAGCGTGGCCGTGAAGTACGCGAATTTATCGAACAATCTTTAGGTGAAGAAGGTCGGCAGCGTTCAGTGGTGATTGCCGCCCCCGCCGACACCACACCATTAATGCGCATGCGCGCAATGCGCTTATGTCATCACATTGCTTGCGCCTACCGCGACCAAGGTAAACGCGTACTGTTACTGGTTGACTCGCTCACTCGTTACGCCCAAGCGCAACGTGAAATCGCCCTGAGTTTAGGTGAACCACCCGCTACTAAAGGTTATCCGCCTTCAGCATTTGCTCAGCTGCCAAGTTTGGTTGAAATGGCAGGTAACGGCCAACACCCTATAGGCACATTAACCGCATTTTATACGGTATTAACCGAAGGCGATGATCAACAAGATCCCATTGCTGACGCCGCGAGAGCCATCCTTGATGGCCACATAGTATTAGACAGAAAATTGGCTGAACAAGGCCACTATCCTGCCATTGATATCGGCGCATCAGTGAGCCGACTCGCCGCGCAAGTGGCAAGCCCTGACAGCTTATCCCATGGGCAAGTGTTCAGGCATTTAAACAGCAAATATCAGCAGGTCAAAGAGCTACTGCCATTAGGTGGTTACCAACCAGGCCAAGACAAAGAGTTAGATATTGCCGTACAAGCGTACCCACAAATGGCCGCTTTTTTACAGCAAGCGACCCATAGTCAGGCAGACCATCAACATAGCATCAGCCAATTACAACAATTGATCGAAGGCTTAGGTTATCAAGCGCCAATAAGCTCAAACTAGAGCTAGAACTTGGGCTAGAGCTAAGCCTTAGCTAATGATTAACTGACTATCGTTTAGAGAATTAACATGAAACAGCTTTTACAGTTATGCCAGCAAGAAGAAAAAAAACTGCATAAGCTGAGTCAGCAAAAAAATGCCAGCCAACAGCGCCTGCTTGAGATAGGTCACCAGCAACAACAACTTTCCAGTATGGTGAGTCAGTATCATGCTTATCCACAGCAATGTGCGAATCCATTGTTAATGCAAAATAGTGTGCAGATGATTAATGCGATTAAGCCACTGCAAAAGAAGCTCACACGGCAAAAGATTTTATTGGAACAAGAACACCAAAGAGTGGATAAAATTTGGCGTAGCCAGTTAGGACGCCAACAAGGGATTAATTGGTTCTATCAAGATCGCCTGAAACAACGA
This window of the Shewanella goraebulensis genome carries:
- a CDS encoding flagellar FliJ family protein produces the protein MKQLLQLCQQEEKKLHKLSQQKNASQQRLLEIGHQQQQLSSMVSQYHAYPQQCANPLLMQNSVQMINAIKPLQKKLTRQKILLEQEHQRVDKIWRSQLGRQQGINWFYQDRLKQRQAHMDKQEQKQLDDLACRYQLK
- the fliI gene encoding flagellar protein export ATPase FliI — translated: MADAGLIANTSPASAQIIDWPTVPVAQVYGKLTRVNGLLLEAVGCQLGTGDRCHIECRDGRLVEAEVVGFYKDTVCLMPIEQTSGLMPGARVMPIAERCQIPVGNGLLGRVLNGLGQPLDDLGPLTQVQQIPMLSMSTNPLKRKPISEPLDVGIRAINALLPVGRGQRLGLFAGSGVGKSVLLGMMTRFTEADIVIVGLIGERGREVREFIEQSLGEEGRQRSVVIAAPADTTPLMRMRAMRLCHHIACAYRDQGKRVLLLVDSLTRYAQAQREIALSLGEPPATKGYPPSAFAQLPSLVEMAGNGQHPIGTLTAFYTVLTEGDDQQDPIADAARAILDGHIVLDRKLAEQGHYPAIDIGASVSRLAAQVASPDSLSHGQVFRHLNSKYQQVKELLPLGGYQPGQDKELDIAVQAYPQMAAFLQQATHSQADHQHSISQLQQLIEGLGYQAPISSN